Proteins from a genomic interval of Rhizobium rhododendri:
- a CDS encoding CHASE4 domain-containing protein — translation MRFVRFKLVGPTILGVAVLIAGMAAISYFGVRRLDAETRRRQEMLVERNVSIWISEVEFSLTAWTVWDEAIANLDNVFDRSWTDRNIGASLIGTSRTRAVIVLDATDKIIYSKTDETVQGLSYFVRGPSAISKDAAELVKGVRIKEQQPKHPGFLNRLR, via the coding sequence ATGCGTTTCGTTCGTTTCAAACTGGTTGGCCCGACTATTCTCGGTGTGGCTGTCCTGATCGCCGGTATGGCCGCCATTTCATACTTCGGAGTGAGGCGGCTAGATGCGGAAACCCGGCGACGGCAGGAAATGTTGGTCGAACGGAACGTCTCTATCTGGATCAGCGAGGTTGAATTTTCCCTGACTGCCTGGACGGTCTGGGACGAGGCGATCGCCAATCTCGACAATGTGTTCGATCGCTCATGGACTGACCGCAACATCGGCGCATCTTTGATCGGTACATCGCGTACACGTGCGGTCATCGTGCTAGATGCCACCGATAAGATCATCTATTCTAAGACGGATGAGACCGTGCAGGGTCTGTCGTATTTCGTCAGGGGGCCATCGGCGATCTCAAAGGACGCGGCTGAGCTGGTGAAAGGCGTTCGCATAAAAGAGCAGCAGCCCAAGCACCCGGGATTCCTCAACCGATTGCGGTAA
- a CDS encoding ArsR/SmtB family transcription factor, whose amino-acid sequence MSSSSATIELRDDGRYHGPMAKEIYHPTIEQIDLSTVLDAMSDPTRRDIVLRLVELGEGNCSGFSEFGSKTNLTYHYARLREAGITSTRVEGTQRIISLRLDDLETKFPGLMTAILSAALRSKFRA is encoded by the coding sequence ATGTCAAGTAGTTCAGCAACCATTGAATTAAGAGATGACGGACGCTATCATGGACCCATGGCTAAGGAAATCTATCACCCCACGATCGAACAGATCGACCTATCGACGGTGCTCGACGCAATGAGCGACCCGACACGACGCGATATAGTCCTGCGGCTTGTTGAGTTAGGCGAAGGAAACTGCTCTGGCTTTTCGGAGTTTGGTTCGAAGACTAATCTTACCTATCACTATGCGCGATTGCGGGAAGCCGGTATCACCTCAACCAGGGTTGAAGGCACGCAACGGATCATATCATTGCGACTGGACGACCTTGAGACCAAGTTTCCTGGTCTTATGACCGCCATTCTCTCTGCTGCACTACGGAGCAAATTCCGGGCCTGA
- a CDS encoding MFS transporter, with the protein MIWLALGAFAIGTEGFMISGILPGMARDLDVSVAKAGQLVTIFAFAYAVGSPLIAVATANVPRKALLIGAMAAFTLSNLAAAFAPGYTALAVARVLLALSAGTFMPASAGYASMTIAPNRRGRALSFIYSGMTIALVLGVPMGTLIAARFDWRATFMGVAALSALALVGIIARLPGSPSPPPISLSRRLAVARRPDVLAVLVLTVLVLIGAFAVNTYFGAYLESVFKISPQGVALTLFVLGVAAAVGNTIGGHVADRWDKRQFLILATAMMVLSFAALSLLAAFAPAGWAFCGVIGAITVWALFGWSLPAVQQVRLLMIDPHLAPVTLSLNSSAIYLGAAIGAVLGAATVQWTSLAMIGLVGAICELFALGFLLLGRRGEQVIVPT; encoded by the coding sequence TTGATCTGGCTGGCTCTTGGAGCGTTCGCGATCGGCACCGAAGGGTTCATGATCTCGGGAATTCTTCCAGGAATGGCGCGTGATCTGGACGTGTCGGTTGCCAAGGCCGGACAGTTGGTCACGATTTTCGCATTTGCTTATGCGGTTGGGTCGCCACTCATCGCCGTTGCGACCGCCAACGTTCCGCGAAAAGCACTTCTGATTGGCGCGATGGCCGCGTTTACCCTGTCCAATCTGGCGGCTGCGTTTGCACCCGGTTATACAGCGCTTGCCGTTGCTCGCGTCCTGCTAGCGCTTTCGGCCGGGACATTCATGCCAGCCTCGGCCGGTTACGCTTCTATGACCATCGCACCGAATCGACGTGGCCGTGCGCTATCGTTCATATATAGCGGGATGACGATTGCGCTTGTGCTAGGGGTCCCCATGGGAACGCTGATCGCAGCCCGGTTCGATTGGCGCGCGACGTTCATGGGTGTCGCTGCTCTCAGTGCACTCGCTCTGGTGGGTATCATCGCCAGGTTGCCGGGTTCGCCAAGCCCGCCACCTATCAGCCTTAGCCGGCGGTTGGCTGTTGCCCGGCGGCCCGATGTTCTGGCGGTGCTGGTGTTGACGGTCCTCGTCCTAATCGGCGCGTTTGCGGTCAACACCTACTTCGGCGCCTATCTTGAAAGCGTGTTTAAGATATCGCCGCAGGGCGTGGCGCTGACACTATTTGTCCTTGGCGTGGCTGCCGCGGTGGGTAACACTATCGGCGGACATGTTGCCGACCGCTGGGATAAGCGCCAATTTCTAATTCTGGCCACAGCGATGATGGTCCTATCCTTTGCTGCGCTATCACTGCTTGCCGCCTTCGCTCCTGCGGGATGGGCATTCTGCGGTGTAATCGGCGCTATCACGGTCTGGGCGCTTTTCGGTTGGTCGCTACCGGCAGTGCAACAGGTCAGACTTTTGATGATCGATCCGCACCTGGCGCCGGTGACACTGTCGTTGAACTCCTCGGCTATTTATCTTGGGGCAGCAATCGGTGCGGTATTGGGAGCGGCGACGGTCCAATGGACCTCCTTGGCGATGATCGGCCTGGTGGGTGCAATTTGTGAGCTGTTTGCTTTAGGGTTTCTTCTGCTTGGGAGACGCGGGGAGCAAGTGATCGTGCCGACATGA
- a CDS encoding ArsR/SmtB family transcription factor, with product MIMDKEVSVGDMAQSLGIRQSALSQHLARLRGDRLVRTRKVAQTVYYRCDHLAVRRLLETLSEIYKTRPSAEAA from the coding sequence ATGATCATGGACAAAGAAGTGTCTGTTGGAGACATGGCACAGAGCCTGGGAATAAGGCAATCCGCGTTGTCGCAACATTTGGCGAGGCTGCGAGGCGATCGGCTCGTTAGGACACGTAAAGTTGCCCAGACGGTGTATTATCGATGCGACCACCTGGCCGTGCGACGTTTACTGGAAACGCTAAGTGAGATTTATAAAACGAGACCCTCCGCAGAGGCTGCATGA
- a CDS encoding DeoR/GlpR family DNA-binding transcription regulator encodes MLTEERLDRIREQLTASGKVLASDLAMQFEVSEDTVRRDLRELAKLGFCRRVYGGALLPAPDLGTLADRRAIQQDGKFRLALAAAALVEDGQTIFIDAGSTNLAIARALSPSQRLTIVTNAPSIATALSERPNYTIIVLGGMYDQCKGACLGPQAVREARNVFADLFIIGACGVDSTVGVSALDAGEAELKRTMVGQSSMLLVATTAEKLGTVAPFKVADASMIDYLIVENDDFDKAGFARAEVQVHVAPAVVRGVV; translated from the coding sequence ATGCTAACGGAGGAAAGGCTTGACCGCATCCGAGAGCAATTGACCGCCAGCGGAAAAGTCTTGGCCAGCGATCTTGCTATGCAGTTTGAAGTTTCCGAGGACACGGTACGCAGGGATTTGAGAGAGCTAGCCAAGCTCGGATTTTGCCGGCGGGTCTATGGGGGGGCCTTGCTGCCTGCACCCGATCTCGGCACGCTGGCTGACCGGAGAGCCATACAACAAGATGGGAAATTTAGACTGGCGCTGGCTGCGGCGGCGCTGGTCGAAGATGGTCAGACGATTTTCATCGACGCAGGATCAACAAATCTGGCTATCGCCCGGGCTCTGTCTCCAAGTCAGAGGCTGACTATTGTTACCAATGCTCCCTCGATCGCCACGGCGCTGTCCGAGAGACCGAACTATACCATCATCGTCTTGGGCGGCATGTATGATCAGTGCAAGGGCGCTTGCCTTGGGCCACAAGCGGTGCGGGAAGCCAGAAACGTCTTTGCCGATCTGTTTATTATTGGCGCGTGTGGCGTCGACAGCACCGTTGGCGTCTCGGCGCTGGATGCCGGGGAGGCCGAGCTCAAGCGAACCATGGTCGGCCAGAGCAGCATGTTGCTTGTCGCCACCACTGCGGAAAAACTCGGCACAGTGGCGCCGTTCAAAGTCGCAGACGCATCAATGATAGATTACTTGATCGTGGAAAATGATGATTTCGATAAAGCTGGTTTTGCGCGGGCTGAGGTCCAGGTGCATGTGGCACCAGCTGTTGTGCGCGGGGTGGTATGA
- a CDS encoding MFS transporter, producing MNEHPLAGEREQWATRAGFLIAGSAMAAWAPLVPLAKLRVGAADGALGMVLLCLGLGSIVSMPMVGILASRFGCRTVIVTSTLVLALVLPLLAVVDTIAGLAISLALFGASVGAVDIAINIQAVIVEKDSRRNMMSGFHGLFSVGGILGAGGMSLLLGAGVAPSTATLMFSALLVGLLVLSFSGLLPYGNREVGHTPLFTLPRGIVAFIGLLCFLAFLAEGAVLDWSAIFLIGAQLVDPAHAGFGYTMFAFAMTAGRLSGDWIVKTLGGMKVVVGGGLISALGFLLTVIAPSQVLAFAGFLLVGLGASNIVPVLFTAAGRQTLMPPSHAIAAITTIGYSGMLVGPAAIGFVAQHWNLNAAFVLVAAGMAFVALSWPLTTRR from the coding sequence ATGAACGAACATCCCCTGGCTGGAGAACGGGAGCAGTGGGCTACCCGTGCCGGCTTCCTGATTGCGGGTTCGGCCATGGCTGCATGGGCGCCCTTGGTCCCGCTTGCCAAGCTACGCGTTGGAGCTGCTGACGGCGCTCTTGGCATGGTACTGCTCTGCCTCGGGCTTGGCTCCATTGTCTCCATGCCGATGGTTGGAATACTCGCAAGTCGCTTCGGCTGCCGGACCGTCATCGTGACGAGCACACTTGTGCTCGCCCTTGTGCTGCCATTGCTTGCTGTTGTCGACACCATCGCAGGCTTGGCGATCTCACTGGCGTTATTTGGGGCGAGTGTGGGTGCCGTGGACATAGCTATCAATATCCAAGCCGTCATCGTCGAAAAGGACAGCAGACGTAACATGATGTCCGGCTTTCACGGCTTATTCAGCGTGGGCGGCATCTTGGGCGCCGGTGGTATGAGCCTTTTGCTCGGAGCTGGCGTTGCACCATCGACAGCGACCTTGATGTTCAGCGCGCTGTTAGTCGGCCTGCTTGTCCTATCGTTTTCAGGTCTCCTGCCTTACGGCAATCGCGAAGTCGGACACACTCCGCTGTTCACTCTACCACGCGGTATCGTAGCCTTCATCGGCCTGTTGTGCTTTCTGGCCTTTCTTGCCGAAGGCGCAGTCTTGGACTGGAGCGCAATCTTTCTCATCGGCGCCCAGCTGGTCGATCCGGCTCATGCCGGGTTTGGTTACACGATGTTCGCCTTTGCAATGACGGCCGGTCGCCTGTCAGGAGACTGGATCGTCAAAACGCTTGGCGGCATGAAGGTTGTGGTCGGCGGCGGCCTGATCTCCGCGCTCGGCTTTCTGCTTACGGTCATCGCTCCCAGTCAAGTGCTGGCCTTTGCCGGTTTCCTGCTGGTGGGACTGGGGGCTTCCAATATTGTACCAGTGCTGTTTACAGCTGCAGGGCGGCAAACCCTCATGCCGCCGAGCCACGCGATCGCGGCGATCACAACAATCGGTTATTCCGGAATGCTTGTCGGGCCCGCCGCCATCGGGTTCGTTGCGCAGCATTGGAATTTGAACGCAGCATTCGTCCTGGTTGCTGCTGGGATGGCGTTCGTAGCGCTCAGCTGGCCTCTGACCACGCGGCGATAA
- a CDS encoding helix-turn-helix domain-containing protein: protein MSESKIVERTNYQAGAGSIEGMPSRLQFFHAHPRVMIRPHWHAQIEVNYMVRGSVHYRMGGHDLRLCAGQMCLFWGGQSHRMDESSDDSVYAGAHLPLVHFFRMRLPPAVSTMLMGGATMLTSETDCADEQNFKRWHSWASSGGEEKAQHTVEELLLRVERMFIEPYTVVSSGNEPKAEGGLVPPSLGVVRMCDFIASNYLEEIDATDIAVSANLHPKYAMNLFRKATGMTLVKYLTLLRLSRAQAMLMDGNDSVLQVAMDCGFGSVSAFNKAFRQIAGKPPSDFRREARALSG, encoded by the coding sequence TTGTCGGAAAGTAAGATTGTCGAAAGAACTAACTACCAGGCGGGTGCTGGCAGCATCGAAGGGATGCCATCGCGGTTGCAGTTCTTTCACGCCCACCCTCGGGTCATGATACGCCCGCATTGGCATGCGCAAATCGAAGTAAACTATATGGTGCGAGGCTCGGTGCATTATCGCATGGGCGGCCACGATTTGCGGCTCTGCGCTGGACAGATGTGCCTATTCTGGGGAGGCCAGTCTCACAGGATGGACGAATCTTCCGATGATTCAGTTTATGCCGGCGCGCATCTACCGCTGGTGCATTTCTTCCGTATGCGACTGCCGCCGGCAGTCTCCACGATGCTCATGGGTGGCGCGACGATGCTGACGTCCGAAACCGACTGCGCTGATGAGCAGAACTTTAAGCGCTGGCATAGCTGGGCCAGTTCCGGAGGCGAGGAAAAGGCCCAGCATACGGTGGAAGAACTGCTACTGCGCGTCGAGCGAATGTTTATAGAGCCATATACGGTCGTCTCGTCCGGCAACGAACCCAAAGCCGAAGGCGGCTTAGTCCCGCCCTCGCTTGGCGTCGTACGTATGTGTGATTTCATCGCCAGCAATTATCTTGAGGAGATTGATGCAACCGATATCGCCGTCTCCGCCAATCTGCATCCCAAGTACGCCATGAATTTGTTTCGCAAAGCAACGGGTATGACGCTGGTCAAATACCTAACTCTGCTGCGTCTGTCGCGAGCGCAAGCCATGCTGATGGATGGCAATGATAGCGTTCTGCAGGTAGCTATGGATTGCGGCTTCGGTTCGGTAAGCGCGTTCAACAAGGCCTTCCGGCAAATTGCCGGCAAACCGCCTTCGGACTTCCGCCGCGAGGCTCGTGCCCTATCGGGGTGA
- a CDS encoding aldo/keto reductase: MSKQQEIRWGIIGPGTIARTFAEAVVHSATGRLVAVGTRSPGKLGLHDDFPGARIVNGYGALLADPEIDAVYIATPHPGHAEWAIKAARAGKHVLIEKPMALSAFDADSIFHEARKAAVFAGEGYMYRFHPQTTRLVELVRDGAIGEVRIIRSSFGFDMGRHRPEHRLFANELAGGGILDVGGYPVSMVCMLAGAAEKKSFFEPLTVSGVAHIGGSGVDEWASAVLKFPNGIVAEVSCSIMAQQDNVLRIIGSEGRIEVKDFWFASGKRGGVGQIEIIRGDGQQTIEVEEKRYLYSFEVDAVGEAIRAGRSEFTFPGMNTDETLANLRVLDRWRASVGLEYGIETAAGRTTNITGAAVVAGRCVPKRQIHRLAKPVSAVALGFEFFPNFASASLTLDAFYEAGGNLFDTAFVYNGGKTESIFGDWHTSRKVNRADIVLIGKGAHLPLCYPDVIARQLDQSLERLKTDYVDIYFMHRDNPDIPVGEFVDAMDAEVRRGRIRGIFGGSNWTRDRMDEALVYAEKSGKTAPAALSNNFSLAQMLDPIWPGCVAASDDPWKDWLMKRQIPNFAWSSQGRGFFTDRAGRDKRDDEEIVRVWYSDRNFDRRDRAIELAGKRGCSPIHIALAYVIAQPFPVIPLIGPRTVAELEDSLSAIQIMLTPEEVRWLEG, translated from the coding sequence ATGAGCAAACAACAAGAGATCCGTTGGGGCATCATCGGTCCCGGCACCATCGCGCGGACATTTGCCGAGGCAGTTGTCCATTCCGCTACAGGCCGCCTTGTGGCTGTCGGCACTCGCAGTCCGGGAAAGCTCGGCCTCCATGACGACTTCCCCGGTGCACGTATTGTAAATGGCTATGGCGCGCTTCTGGCCGATCCGGAGATCGACGCGGTCTACATCGCCACACCGCATCCCGGCCATGCCGAATGGGCGATCAAGGCAGCGCGCGCTGGCAAGCATGTGTTAATCGAAAAGCCGATGGCGCTCTCAGCCTTCGATGCGGACTCGATCTTCCATGAGGCAAGGAAGGCCGCCGTTTTCGCCGGCGAAGGCTACATGTACAGGTTCCATCCCCAGACCACCCGCCTCGTTGAATTGGTGCGGGACGGCGCGATCGGCGAAGTGCGGATCATCCGTTCGAGTTTCGGCTTCGACATGGGCCGCCATCGCCCCGAGCATCGCCTCTTTGCCAATGAACTGGCCGGTGGCGGTATCCTCGATGTCGGCGGCTATCCGGTCTCGATGGTGTGCATGCTCGCGGGCGCTGCGGAGAAAAAGTCCTTTTTCGAACCGCTGACGGTCTCCGGCGTTGCCCATATCGGCGGGTCCGGCGTCGATGAGTGGGCCTCGGCGGTTCTCAAGTTTCCCAACGGCATCGTCGCTGAGGTTTCCTGCTCGATCATGGCACAGCAGGACAACGTCCTTCGCATCATCGGTTCGGAGGGCCGCATCGAGGTGAAGGATTTCTGGTTCGCCTCGGGGAAACGGGGCGGAGTAGGGCAAATCGAAATCATCCGGGGCGACGGACAGCAGACAATCGAGGTCGAAGAAAAGCGCTATTTGTATTCGTTCGAAGTCGATGCGGTGGGAGAGGCCATCCGTGCCGGCCGCAGCGAGTTCACCTTCCCCGGCATGAACACCGATGAGACGCTCGCCAACTTGCGCGTTCTCGATCGCTGGCGCGCATCTGTCGGTCTCGAATACGGGATCGAGACCGCTGCCGGGCGCACAACTAACATTACGGGTGCGGCGGTTGTCGCCGGGAGGTGCGTGCCCAAGAGGCAGATCCACCGCTTGGCCAAGCCAGTCTCCGCGGTTGCACTGGGCTTCGAGTTCTTCCCGAATTTCGCATCTGCCTCACTGACACTCGATGCCTTCTACGAGGCGGGCGGCAATCTGTTCGACACTGCATTCGTCTATAATGGCGGCAAGACCGAGAGCATTTTCGGCGACTGGCATACGAGCCGCAAGGTCAACCGCGCGGATATCGTTCTGATTGGCAAAGGCGCCCATTTGCCTCTATGTTATCCCGACGTGATTGCCCGGCAACTAGACCAGTCGCTAGAGCGGTTGAAGACGGATTACGTCGATATCTATTTCATGCACCGCGACAATCCCGACATCCCTGTCGGCGAATTCGTCGATGCCATGGATGCGGAAGTTCGACGCGGGCGCATTCGGGGTATATTTGGTGGCTCTAACTGGACACGTGACCGCATGGATGAGGCCCTTGTCTACGCCGAGAAAAGCGGCAAGACGGCCCCCGCCGCCCTTTCCAACAACTTCTCGCTGGCGCAGATGCTTGATCCCATCTGGCCAGGCTGCGTCGCGGCGTCCGACGACCCTTGGAAAGACTGGCTGATGAAGCGACAGATTCCCAACTTCGCCTGGTCCAGCCAGGGGAGAGGTTTCTTTACCGATAGGGCAGGGCGCGACAAGCGCGACGATGAGGAGATTGTTAGGGTCTGGTATTCTGACCGCAATTTCGACCGCCGTGACCGCGCAATCGAGCTTGCGGGGAAGCGTGGCTGCAGCCCAATCCACATCGCCCTTGCTTACGTCATCGCCCAGCCGTTTCCGGTCATTCCTCTCATCGGTCCGCGGACTGTGGCGGAACTGGAAGACAGCCTTTCGGCCATTCAGATCATGCTTACTCCTGAAGAAGTGCGTTGGTTGGAGGGTTAA
- a CDS encoding ATP-dependent nuclease, producing MSDEPVVRTHSTAPAAPTTDVAIPLDVITGKSGGTVTIRSGITTLVGPNGSGKTRALRSIQKALRSRGAEAAHVRFLPAGRTGPVERYRAATDSPGVGSSAGEAFYGHVSYRPNWHQIESVVGDVMNLEQRADLRIKVETRLQQLFERGIDFQWNQNGLAMSFTAMSDSARYQSGLEASGITQLVSLLAAIYDDTIGTLIIDEPEISLHPQLQAFILEEMETIAGDWVDSGKKRIVISTHSPSFLLLSSLADLSGIVFFGGNADCRQIHPADGLLQSSKLKEFVARISLSHRQALFAERILLVEGPSDEIVAARTARRLGLKIEARNTQILPALGKGEFREARKLFTAIWYASDCTC from the coding sequence GTGTCCGACGAACCCGTAGTACGTACCCATTCGACCGCCCCTGCCGCTCCGACCACGGACGTCGCGATCCCGCTCGACGTCATAACGGGAAAGTCCGGCGGCACGGTCACGATCCGCTCCGGCATCACCACCCTTGTCGGGCCCAACGGCAGCGGCAAGACGCGGGCGTTACGGTCCATCCAAAAGGCGCTTCGAAGTCGCGGCGCGGAGGCCGCCCATGTCCGTTTTCTACCCGCAGGTCGCACCGGACCGGTCGAGCGGTACCGAGCGGCCACCGATTCACCTGGGGTGGGATCAAGTGCAGGCGAGGCGTTTTACGGACACGTAAGCTATCGTCCCAATTGGCACCAAATCGAGAGCGTTGTTGGCGACGTGATGAACCTCGAGCAGCGCGCGGATTTGCGGATCAAGGTCGAAACGCGGCTGCAACAGCTCTTCGAACGGGGAATCGACTTCCAGTGGAATCAGAATGGGCTCGCGATGTCCTTCACCGCCATGTCCGACAGCGCTCGCTATCAGTCCGGGCTCGAGGCAAGCGGGATCACCCAGCTCGTTTCGCTGCTTGCCGCGATCTACGATGACACGATCGGAACTCTCATCATCGACGAGCCCGAAATCTCGCTTCATCCCCAGCTCCAGGCGTTCATTCTCGAGGAGATGGAAACGATCGCCGGCGACTGGGTCGATTCTGGCAAAAAGCGGATCGTCATCTCGACCCACTCCCCGTCGTTCCTGCTCCTTAGTTCGCTCGCCGACCTTTCCGGCATCGTCTTTTTCGGCGGCAATGCCGATTGCCGCCAGATTCATCCCGCCGACGGCCTGCTTCAATCGTCGAAGCTTAAGGAATTCGTCGCGCGGATCAGCCTGTCTCATCGGCAGGCGCTTTTCGCCGAGCGCATCCTGCTCGTCGAAGGGCCAAGCGACGAGATCGTCGCGGCACGCACCGCCCGGCGTCTCGGCCTCAAAATCGAGGCGCGCAACACCCAGATTCTCCCCGCACTCGGCAAGGGCGAGTTTCGCGAGGCAAGGAAGCTCTTTACGGCAATTTGGTATGCGAGTGACTGTACTTGCTGA